A part of Aspergillus flavus chromosome 1, complete sequence genomic DNA contains:
- a CDS encoding putative 4,5-DOPA dioxygenase extRadiol (unnamed protein product): MDDAKRARSLFFSHGLGPYVLMGNDHQKPLIYVLQSNAYILDNARGIILFTAHWEASQPHISAGQTPQIYYDYAGAPGLPQEAYEYRYPAPGNPDLAARIAQTLEGAGFQPVLGTTRGWDHGLFVPLLVMRPQADLPVVQMSILKGVCDEDAAERNLRYGAAMK; this comes from the coding sequence ATGGACGACGCCAAACGAGCGAGATCgttgttcttttctcatgGACTTGGCCCATACGTTCTTATGGGGAACGACCATCAAAAGCCCTTGATTTATGTTTTGCAATCCAACGCTTATATTCTTGATAACGCTCGCGGCATTATTTTATTCACTGCCCACTGGGAAGCTTCGCAGCCCCATATATCTGCAGGGCAAACCCCTCAGATATATTATGACTATGCTGGTGCCCCTGGACTCCCACAAGAGGCATACGAATACAGATACCCTGCACCGGGAAACCCAGACCTTGCCGCTCGAATTGCACAGACCTTAGAAGGTGCTGGTTTTCAACCAGTGCTGGGTACGACAAGAGGCTGGGACCACGGGCTATTTGTGCCTTTGCTCGTTATGCGGCCGCAAGCAGACTTGCCTGTCGTCCAGATGAGCATTCTTAAAGGTGTATGTGACGAGGATGCTGCAGAGCGAAATCTGAGATATGGTGCTGCCATGAAATAA